The proteins below come from a single Spirochaetia bacterium 38H-sp genomic window:
- the feoB gene encoding ferrous iron transport protein B encodes MREFVIGLVGTPNTGKTSVFNALTDRTEFVGNWPGVTIERKDGIKDAVYDGEDIRLKIIDLPGIYAIGSSLTEERVAFEFVLKEKVDLVLTVIDGLSIEKSMFLTMQLIQQGLPMHIVITKKDLLGINGIDINVNHFSSLLKLPVSLVDTRDKKDAKLLVEAVSRSCFERPVSSLSIKYDSRLEYWLSEKEKEFAHIELSSDVKRTLFLLLFQGDEEFFSLYPLEIAKRKKLQEEIDRISRDIGKEPDIYVAETLYSYIDDIMHRVKKGKETLTITERIDNIVLHKVWGLPIFWGVLFLMFWLTTSFGGVFIDFFDSIAGLFAVELPVAFLSSLSAPGFLQTFIMAIGSGIQTVATFIPIIYILFFLLTILEDFGYMARAAFVADRSLRSLGLSGKAFVPLLLGFGCTVSSVLATKTLETKKEKIISIFMAPLMSCGARLPVYVLFASMLFPRNAGLVVFSLYFVGIILAVGTGFLLKSTLFKGKISPLVMELPPYHLPKLNYVLKVTWIRFSSYIKRAGIAITTAVFILTLLNTIVINKDGIKLEPESPDSILIKTGQAISPVFRPMGIEKDNWPAVAGLFTGLFAKETIIGTLQSMYASEDTSAQTVGDVAEDNPLSLAYIGKSLLESFKQLGRDILSLIFSVEDESLENSGALTRVKNLFTPQSAYAYLLFVLIYSPCIATIAAISTQMGKTIAAATAIYLTLLAWILATLFYQLATMESPLWLATTLALILFLIGGLFMAGRRRPVMEE; translated from the coding sequence ATGAGAGAGTTTGTAATAGGCCTTGTGGGTACGCCCAACACAGGAAAAACTTCTGTTTTTAATGCGCTCACGGATAGAACCGAGTTTGTAGGTAATTGGCCGGGGGTAACCATAGAAAGAAAGGATGGTATAAAAGATGCTGTTTATGACGGAGAGGATATAAGGCTTAAGATAATAGATTTGCCAGGTATATATGCGATTGGCTCTTCTCTTACAGAGGAGCGTGTTGCCTTTGAGTTTGTTCTAAAGGAAAAGGTTGATCTCGTTCTTACGGTAATTGATGGACTTTCCATAGAAAAAAGCATGTTTCTCACCATGCAGCTTATTCAGCAGGGACTGCCCATGCATATTGTTATAACCAAGAAGGACCTGCTGGGAATAAATGGTATAGATATAAATGTTAATCATTTTTCCTCTTTGCTAAAGCTTCCCGTATCCCTTGTTGATACGCGGGATAAGAAGGATGCAAAATTGCTGGTAGAAGCGGTAAGCCGCTCCTGTTTTGAGAGACCTGTTTCTTCTTTGTCTATAAAATATGACAGCAGGTTGGAGTATTGGCTTTCTGAGAAAGAAAAGGAGTTTGCTCATATAGAGCTGTCTTCCGATGTAAAAAGAACTCTGTTTTTGCTTCTTTTCCAGGGTGATGAGGAGTTCTTTTCTTTATATCCCCTGGAGATTGCCAAAAGGAAAAAGCTGCAGGAAGAGATAGATAGAATATCTCGGGATATAGGAAAGGAGCCGGATATATATGTAGCAGAAACCCTTTATTCTTATATAGATGATATCATGCATCGGGTAAAAAAAGGTAAAGAAACACTTACTATAACCGAGCGTATAGACAATATAGTGCTGCATAAGGTATGGGGACTTCCTATCTTCTGGGGAGTGCTGTTTCTTATGTTCTGGCTTACCACATCGTTTGGCGGTGTTTTTATAGACTTTTTTGACAGTATAGCAGGGTTATTTGCAGTAGAACTGCCGGTGGCTTTTCTTTCTTCTTTATCTGCTCCCGGGTTCTTGCAGACCTTTATTATGGCCATAGGTAGCGGCATACAGACAGTTGCAACATTTATCCCAATAATATACATACTGTTTTTTTTACTTACAATCCTTGAGGATTTTGGCTATATGGCAAGGGCTGCCTTTGTTGCTGACAGAAGCCTAAGAAGTCTGGGATTGTCAGGAAAAGCCTTTGTCCCTCTTTTACTGGGCTTTGGATGTACAGTAAGTTCTGTTCTTGCCACAAAAACGCTGGAAACAAAGAAAGAAAAAATAATCAGCATATTCATGGCACCTCTTATGTCATGTGGAGCAAGGCTTCCTGTATATGTCCTTTTTGCCAGCATGCTTTTCCCACGTAATGCAGGACTTGTGGTTTTCTCCCTGTATTTTGTTGGTATAATATTAGCTGTTGGCACCGGCTTTTTGTTAAAAAGCACCCTGTTTAAAGGTAAAATAAGCCCACTTGTTATGGAGCTCCCCCCTTATCACCTACCCAAGCTAAATTATGTTCTAAAAGTAACATGGATAAGATTCTCCTCATATATAAAAAGGGCTGGTATAGCAATAACAACAGCAGTCTTTATTCTTACATTACTAAATACGATAGTTATAAACAAAGATGGTATAAAACTGGAGCCAGAATCCCCAGACTCCATCCTCATAAAAACAGGACAGGCAATAAGTCCTGTTTTTCGTCCCATGGGGATAGAAAAAGATAACTGGCCTGCCGTAGCAGGGCTTTTTACCGGACTTTTTGCAAAAGAAACAATCATAGGCACACTGCAGTCAATGTATGCCTCAGAAGACACAAGTGCTCAGACAGTAGGAGATGTTGCAGAAGACAATCCCTTATCTCTTGCCTACATAGGCAAAAGCCTGTTAGAATCCTTTAAACAACTAGGCAGAGATATCTTATCTCTCATTTTTTCAGTAGAAGATGAGAGCTTAGAAAATTCCGGAGCCCTTACCAGAGTTAAGAATCTCTTTACACCTCAGAGCGCATATGCGTACCTATTGTTTGTACTTATATACTCGCCATGTATTGCTACAATAGCTGCAATAAGCACCCAGATGGGAAAAACCATAGCGGCGGCAACAGCAATATATCTGACACTACTTGCATGGATACTTGCAACACTATTCTATCAGCTTGCCACCATGGAGAGCCCTTTATGGCTTGCAACAACACTTGCTCTCATCCTGTTTCTCATAGGAGGACTATTCATGGCAGGCAGAAGAAGACCAGTAATGGAGGAATAA
- a CDS encoding FeoA family protein, with the protein MGRKKHGYGGGRRGRLAGRACCVEPSADFSDDIISISSLREGERAVVVGFSGQMGPYRRKLLSMGFIPGTEILLKRRAPLGDPVEIQVRGFNVSLRKEEANVLLLRRTA; encoded by the coding sequence ATGGGGCGTAAGAAGCATGGATACGGAGGAGGCAGGAGGGGGAGGCTCGCAGGTAGAGCGTGCTGTGTAGAACCTTCTGCTGATTTTTCCGATGATATCATATCTATTTCTTCTCTCAGAGAGGGGGAGAGAGCAGTTGTTGTGGGTTTTTCCGGCCAGATGGGACCCTACAGGCGTAAGCTTCTTTCTATGGGTTTTATTCCGGGAACAGAGATTCTTTTAAAAAGAAGAGCGCCTCTTGGTGACCCTGTTGAGATACAGGTGAGAGGTTTTAATGTATCGCTCAGAAAAGAAGAGGCCAATGTACTGTTGTTGCGGAGGACTGCATGA